The Leptospira noumeaensis genome segment AGGTATTTATGAAACGATTGATTTTCATTTTTCTATTTTTAGGATGTAAGTCTATTTGGAATATAAAAGTTCCGCCAATTACCATTACCAACGCACAAACAGCTGCAGAAAAACAAATGGTCGGAGAAGATCGGGAACTTGAGAAAGAAGGCTGGATGATAGCCTCGATTCAGTCTTCTTCCAATGGGAAATCCAATCAAGAAAGATTGGGTTCAGAAGACTCAGATCCAGAAATTAGAGCCCATAGGATCCGATTGAACTATTTGATGCCTGAGTTAAAAAAGTACAAAATGCACGGAATGGTAGGAGAAACACCTCTCGGGTTTGTTAAACTGAATCCACTTGCATCGGGATTACCCACTTATAATCAATATGATCTTCCTGCAAAACGGAAACGTGTGGAGGATGTAATTGTTTTTTTAAATGAATCGAGAAAAATTATTTGGGAAAAGGAAGTTTCCAACCAGAAGAAAAAAGGTAAAAAAGAAGAGGAGCTTGTAAAATACAAACAATCCTTAGTTGATGAATACTATAAATCCGTTTCTGCTGGAGAGTATTTTGAAACAAATACCGGAAGATGGGAGAAGTTCCAATGAAACCTATGATACGGTTTCCATTTTTACTGGTTTTATGTTGCTCCTTTTTTTTCTCTAGTTGTGTATTGTTTCAAAAAAATGTTAAGATGACGAATGTCGACTTTGACTATTCGGCCATTTCAAAAAATTATTTTTCTCCTACACAATCAAAACCATTCCCTTTAACGGTGCAACGAGGGAATAATTTATACAGTTCAACTACGAAAGATGGCAGATATTTATTTTATGCTACCGATCAAAAAGGTAATTTCGATATTTGGTTTCGCGATTTACAAAGTTCTGTTGTGGTTCCCGTAACCAATCACCCATTTTCTGAAACAAAACCTTCGATTTCACCTAACGGAAAGTATTTGGTTTTTGTTTCAGAAGAATTCGATTCTGAGGGAGATTTGATTCTTTTGCCGATGGACACAGAGGAGTGGACTCGCGAATTATTGAAAGGGAATCGTTATATTGATGATAGTTTTATCAACCTAACAAACAAACCAGACAAAAAAGGAGAATACACAAAAGGGATCATTGATACGGATCCAGTGTGGTCTCCCGATGGGAATACAATCTATTTTATATCAGATCGATTCACTCCTGGTTTACCCAATCTTTGTGAGATGAAATTGGAGAATCCCAACCAAATCACTGCAGTCACTTCAAAAGGTGCTACTTCACCTTATGTTTCTTCTGATGGAAACTTTATTTATTTTATCTCTTATTTTGAAGATCCTAAAGGTGAAGTTTATCATATTAACTTAAAAACTTCCGAGATCCAAAGGATTACAAAAAACGATTATTTAGATTTTTCTCCTACCGTGGATTCCAAATCAAAAAATTTATATTATGCTTCGATTCGGAAGGATACTAATAAAAACGGGAAATTAGATGAACGAGATCATAGTATCCTTGTGATGATGAACTTAACAACAGGTGAAGAGCGAATTTTATCTTCTGGAGAAACTTCCAACTTCGATGTCCGTTATTCCAATTTTAATGGAGGTTCTATTCTTTTTTCTGCTTCTTATTTTAACGCTATCAATATCTATTTTATCCCTGAAAACGGTGCCATTCCCAAACAAACAAAAATTCGGGAACAATACCAATATGCTAAAACATTTTCCAGTGGGCAAAGTTTAGAATCATATTTTTTAGCTTTAGATTCGGTAGAGTTATTTTATTCGGATGATCCGTTGTTCCCTGTTTATTCAGCAAGAGTGGCTATATTAAAATACCTATCTCTCATTAGAGTGGGAAAACGTGAAGAGGCAAGGTTGTTTTTGGAAACTTACCGTCATAAGGTTGGGGTAGAGAAAAATTTATTTGCATTAACTTTAGTTAAATGGCAAGAAGCAAAGCAAACAGGAAAAAAGTTTGATTTTCTTTCGGAAATACATGCCCATCCTTCTCTCGAGTGGACAAAGGATGCAGAGGCCATGTTGTATCATTTGTATGCAGATGAATTGGAAGCTGAAAAAAAAATAACTCCTGCTTTTGAGTCTTTGAAGTTCGTTTATGATAAATTTCCAGATTATCATCAAATTGATGAAATCAAGCGACGATTAGGTGGGTATGAGTTTAAGCCAAATTCCATGGTATTGTCAAAGTTGTACCAAGAAATGATTTTAGGATGGGAGAAGGAAAAAACTCGTTATTTGTCTAGTCCTTCGGTTCCTTTCTCGAATGATCAAAAAAGAGATCTTCGTTATCTTTTAGAAGATGTAGTCCAAAAAATTTCAGAAAATAGAAATAGTGAATCATTAACCTCTTATGTGAATTCATTGTTACTTGATCCGGAAGTGAACCAAATCCCACAATATGTAATCACTTTAAAGTATTTAAAAGCAAAAGCATTGTCTGATGTTCGTAAGTTTAACGAGTCGAATGAAGTTTTGGATTCGATCATTCCCATCCCAATTCAAATTGATTTGGAACCACCGGGGAAACAATCTGTTTTTGAAATACCAGCTTATATTGCTGCGTATAAGAGTCCTATTTTGTTGCGAGCCAATTTACTCAAATACTATAACCAAAAAGCAACGGGTAATACTTCGGATGCTCTACGTAACTTAAAAATATACTTAGAATTTTATGATCCTATATTAGGTGTGGATTTAGGGGCCGAAGACATCCAAAGTGCCTTTTTTTATTTTGAAAATAAAGCTGTAGAGTTTGAGAGGATAGGTGATTTACTTCAGTCTTCCTTTCATTATTTTTTCAATAATCAGAATATGTTTTTAGTAAAAACTAGAAATTTATATTTGGATTCTTTGTACAAAGAATATGCAATCTATTACCAACGGAAGATGGTTGATACAATCTTTCTTTACGGAAAAAAAATTAGAGAAGAAGAAGAAAGGGCCTTATTAAACCAACTCAATATTTTGAGTAAAGATAAGTTGAATGTCGTTGGGAATTTATCTGGTCTTACTTCTCTCGTCACCGACAATGAACTCCTTCGTGGTGTTGTTGATATAAAAGACTTCGAAAAAATTGAAGTATTATCAGAAAAAGCTCTGAGTTGGACAGAGTTGTATTATAAGCAGGCAGTTCCTCGCGCACGACCATATTTGGATCTTGCCACACTATATGGATATTCATATTATTTAATCAATAAATATGTAACATTCGAATCTTATTATTATGCGACTGGAACGATGACAGATGTTCGTAAGGCTGAAATTTTAGAAAATTTCAAAAGGGCTGAGTTGGAACTTCGATGGATCATTTATGCTGATCCCACACATTACGACGCTTATCAATTACTTGGCTGGTTGTATCAGTATGTTGATTTGATCAAAATGCAAAAGAACCCTAAGTCAGGAGAAATTGACTCAGAGGTTTATGAAACACTTTATAAAAAATATTTTCCGGATAAAAATTTAGAAGCAAACATTGAACTATATAACCAAATCCTTGTGTTTTTGGGAGAGGATTATGGAGATCGGAAAGTTGTATCTGATTTAAATCTTAATTTAGGTAATAACTATTTTTTGCTCAGTAATTTTCCTAAAGCAAATGAAAGTTATCGTAAGGTAGAAGATGTATCTTTGTATCTTTCCGTAAAAAACCAATTCGAAGGTTATAAACAAGAAGCAATCTATCGTTTCAATTATGGAAAATCTCTAATTTATCAAGGTCAGTATAAAAAGGCATCCGAACAATTTGCGAAATCAATTGATATCTATTTTAAAAATGAATACTATCAGTCAGTAAATTCTTATGCATCGGAACCAAATTCAATGACTTTGGGACAGTTGAATGCAATACGATCTAAGTTGGCGTTGTTATTTTCCTTAAAAGGGCTCTCTGAATTGGAATTTGGAAATTTTGAAGAAGCCATTGCTTCCTTCCAAACAGGAATTGCTTACAACAAAGATGTAAAGTTTATTAGTCCCGTTAATTTAGCAAATTATCTGGCCATCGCCTTTCAGAAAAGTGGGCGTTTCCGCGATTCCTATCAGATGTTGAATCTTGCAGAACAGGAATATAATTCCAATCGACCATCCTTGTTACAAAGATTTCGTAAATGGACTTTCTGGGATGTAGTTTTTGGACATGATTTGCGGGTGATTGGTGATGGTAGGTTTCCTGGGGAGTTTCCTAACGATTTCAAATACCTTCTAACGCTTGGTATACGAATTGAGAATCATATTGAACAGGAAGAGTATTCTGCCGCTTTATCTGAGATCAAAACAAGAAACGAACTCATTGCCTCTAAAGATCTAGATAATACGATTATCGGAAAAAATATTTTGGCTAAGTCAAGGCAAGTGGAAGCACAGATTTACCAAAGAAGTCAGTTGCAATTGGAAGCTGTTCAACATTACAATGAATTGGCGGAACTTCTTTTTGAAAATCCTTCAAATAAAGGTTTTGAGAAATTGTTTCAGAACTATGCACATTCTGTTTTCTCCTTACAGGAATCTGCAGAATTTAATTTGGATACAAAAGAGAACTTATTAAATCAATTTTTAAAAAACCTAAATCTATGGAAAGATAGGAACCTATCAAATTGTCTTGAAAAAAAAGAAATTTGTGAAAATGAATTTAGAGTAAATAATCCAAAATTTGACATTGTTTACGGAACCAGTCTCTACTATTCTTCTCTACTTTTGGAAGAACAAGGAAAAGATTTCCAACAAACACTAGCAAAGGTTGTCGAATTGTTAGAAAACCCAGGTCTTGTTGATCCACGCGCTGTTGGGTTGTCAACGGATCCCATATCAAGGCAAATGCGAGTGCGTATGGGTTTGAACTTATATTCCGTTTATATGAAGTTAGGTGACTTCCCAATGGCTGAAAAAAAATGGAAGGAAACCTCCGAACTTGCCTATGAGTTTCGCCTGGATGAAGAAATGTTTTGGGCAAATGCACAAAGATTCAAATGGGAAAAATCTCGGTCATTGTCCCAAAATAATTCAAATTATCTGAGTTATGGAAAGGAAGCGATCCAAACCTACCAGAATAACTTATCAGTACGACTTTTTTCTCCCAAACATCGTTTGATTAATTTTTTAGAATCTTATTCGGAAGCAGAATTAAATTCTCTTGAACTAAAAGGACTTGTAAATCATTGGGAGAACTTTAGAAGTCTTGAATTGTTTCGGGATTTGGTTTCCGCACAATTTGAATTTGAAGATTCTAAGTTGAATCTATATTACCAAGATTTAGTGAAATGGGTGAAAGCTTACCGTAAACTTACTTTTTCCATCACGGATAAAACTTTAAAACGTGAATCGGTCACGAGTATACTGAAACAACAAACAAATGAAATCCAGAATTTAGATGGGATTTTGAATAAACTAAAAGAAGTTTCCCCCGAAAGGTCTGCGTTTTTAGAACCGAAACGACAGGCTCTGGAACAATTTTCAAATGGTTGGATTGGTTTATACCCAACAAACCAATCATTTTATTTTTTATATATCTCTCAAGGGAAACTAAAAAAAGAAATCTGTGAACCAACCACCGAGATCCATTTATGTTTACCAAAATTGACTGATCAAACTCCGACCTTACAAATTCTTGGAACAAGAGCTAATGGAAATTTGGTGAAGTCTGTAATTGGTGGTTACAGGAACTCAGATATATTCCCTACACTTATTTTTGATAGAACTCACAGTGGATTATTTTCTGAACGAAATGAACGCAGACTTAAATGGGTGACTGTATATGGTGATTTAGATAAAAAGGAAAAAAGTTCCAATCTTCGTCACTTACCAACGGGTAACTTGGGTATCTATCTCTATGATACAGACTATTTGGTAACAAATCGTTCGATCGACAAACAAACAAGTTTATTTGGTGATGAGAAGTCTCAGATTTTACCACTCCGTGAAATTTTTCAAGGGAATGGATCCGAAATTTCTGTCATTGGTTTAAATGAATCTAATTTTAATACCAGCAAACAATGGAATCTTTTAGGCAAAGTATATGAAGTTTTGCGTTCTAAGCGAATTCAAAATATAGTTTCCTATCCATTAAATGCGAATGTAGATAACGCTTCGTTAAAACTAAGTCAGTTTGCAAAAGATAAAGATCGTTTGCTGATTGGAAATTGGAAAGAATATTCTATTTCTAAAGATGGGCTTGGTAAAAAAGCTAATGAATTGATTGAGTCTGGTTTTCTTAAAGAAAAGTCCAAAGATTTTGTAGATGCTTACGAGAGTTATTATACAGCGTCTACTCTTTTAGAGGATGATGATTCTTACTTGCCTAGTTTGGAATTAAAGTTGGCAAAATTAAAGACAGAAATTTTTCCAAATGTTCCAAGAAGGTCTATTTTTCAGCCGCTTTGGACAAAATATGCCAATTCGAATTTTCAAAACCAAGTTCGTTATGAATACCTTGTTTCTTGTTTGTCCTCGAAGGATAAGGAAGAATGTAAATACAACTCTTCCGATTTTATCGGAGAGGAGAAAGATTCCTATTTGGGTGCCTTGGAGTTTTACCTCCAACTCCGGAGCGGAAAAGTTGGCAACTTAAACGCTAAAAATGAACTTAGATCTAAAACAGAAACTAAAGAAGATCCTTTTTTGCAAGCCTATCGTTTGGGAACTTTATACATCCAAAATTATATGTTTTACGAAGCAGAATCGGAAACGAATAAACTCGCCAAACTTGCTAAAACACCGAAAGAGAAAACAGTTGTAAAAAATCGATTTTTGGAATTGTATTTTCACAAAGGATTTTTGTTAGGTGATAAAGATATTTATTTAACACCTCTAACATCCACCTCTGCTTATAACTACGGATTTAAAAAAGATTGGAAAAACTTTGATGAAAAAGTTCTGTCTCGGGATTTTACAAAGTTTGGATACGCAGATTCCATTTACGACTCTTACCGGTTACGATTGTATGCGGCATGGAAAGAACAAATCCAAACAGGTTATTTTGAGCCAATGTCGTTAACACCTGAATATTTAACCAGCGGCGAGTCAGTCATTACTAAACTTTCCCATCTGAATAAAACTTTGTTATATCATTTACTTTTGACTTCGATTCCATTCCAAAAAAATCAGGAAGTAAATTCTTTGATTGAACTTTTGGTAACAGAAGAACTAAAAGAAGGCAGAAATTATAGGGCTTTATTTTTCCGTTTGGAGTTAGCTAAGGCTTTGTTGCTTCGTGGCGAATCAGAGATGGCAGACTCTTTGGTTTCTAAAATCCAAACGATGGATAAGAACTTAGGCGGGGGAAATCGATTTTGGCAAGAAAGATGGGACGATTTTAAGTGGAAACAGGAGTTTCTTAAAAACCAAACCTCTAATTCTTCACATTCGAATCCTTTTTTGAAATTGTTTCAAATGGCGAAATCCAAAAAACCAGAAGAATATATTTCTCTATTAAATGAGTTTAACAAAAAAAATCGAGGGGAGTATTTAAGCCCTGAACTAAAAGAGGAATATGAATTTTTATTCCATTTCCTTTTGCAACAAAGTTTGGAAAAAAACAGTTCTGAAAGTTTTTTTGATTTAGCTGTGGCTCGGGAAATCTTTCGTTTTACCTCTGAACGTTTTTCTAATACTGAAATGTATGTTAAACACCTCCCGAACTTCGAAGTTTATTCAGAAAGATTAAAAAAGAAGATGGTCGGTAAACAAGAGTTCCATGGTCTATTTGATCTGGGTAAAAAAACATACCTTTTAAGTTTTGCTTCTGGAAAATCTCTCGGTCGGGAGATGTTTGCAGATAACAAATCGATTTATAGAGAATCCGTTCGTTATTTCCGATCGGCTGAATCGGGTAACCAAGAAGTGATTTTAAGAGAATCACTTGCCGACAAATACAGAACTA includes the following:
- a CDS encoding PD40 domain-containing protein → MKPMIRFPFLLVLCCSFFFSSCVLFQKNVKMTNVDFDYSAISKNYFSPTQSKPFPLTVQRGNNLYSSTTKDGRYLFYATDQKGNFDIWFRDLQSSVVVPVTNHPFSETKPSISPNGKYLVFVSEEFDSEGDLILLPMDTEEWTRELLKGNRYIDDSFINLTNKPDKKGEYTKGIIDTDPVWSPDGNTIYFISDRFTPGLPNLCEMKLENPNQITAVTSKGATSPYVSSDGNFIYFISYFEDPKGEVYHINLKTSEIQRITKNDYLDFSPTVDSKSKNLYYASIRKDTNKNGKLDERDHSILVMMNLTTGEERILSSGETSNFDVRYSNFNGGSILFSASYFNAINIYFIPENGAIPKQTKIREQYQYAKTFSSGQSLESYFLALDSVELFYSDDPLFPVYSARVAILKYLSLIRVGKREEARLFLETYRHKVGVEKNLFALTLVKWQEAKQTGKKFDFLSEIHAHPSLEWTKDAEAMLYHLYADELEAEKKITPAFESLKFVYDKFPDYHQIDEIKRRLGGYEFKPNSMVLSKLYQEMILGWEKEKTRYLSSPSVPFSNDQKRDLRYLLEDVVQKISENRNSESLTSYVNSLLLDPEVNQIPQYVITLKYLKAKALSDVRKFNESNEVLDSIIPIPIQIDLEPPGKQSVFEIPAYIAAYKSPILLRANLLKYYNQKATGNTSDALRNLKIYLEFYDPILGVDLGAEDIQSAFFYFENKAVEFERIGDLLQSSFHYFFNNQNMFLVKTRNLYLDSLYKEYAIYYQRKMVDTIFLYGKKIREEEERALLNQLNILSKDKLNVVGNLSGLTSLVTDNELLRGVVDIKDFEKIEVLSEKALSWTELYYKQAVPRARPYLDLATLYGYSYYLINKYVTFESYYYATGTMTDVRKAEILENFKRAELELRWIIYADPTHYDAYQLLGWLYQYVDLIKMQKNPKSGEIDSEVYETLYKKYFPDKNLEANIELYNQILVFLGEDYGDRKVVSDLNLNLGNNYFLLSNFPKANESYRKVEDVSLYLSVKNQFEGYKQEAIYRFNYGKSLIYQGQYKKASEQFAKSIDIYFKNEYYQSVNSYASEPNSMTLGQLNAIRSKLALLFSLKGLSELEFGNFEEAIASFQTGIAYNKDVKFISPVNLANYLAIAFQKSGRFRDSYQMLNLAEQEYNSNRPSLLQRFRKWTFWDVVFGHDLRVIGDGRFPGEFPNDFKYLLTLGIRIENHIEQEEYSAALSEIKTRNELIASKDLDNTIIGKNILAKSRQVEAQIYQRSQLQLEAVQHYNELAELLFENPSNKGFEKLFQNYAHSVFSLQESAEFNLDTKENLLNQFLKNLNLWKDRNLSNCLEKKEICENEFRVNNPKFDIVYGTSLYYSSLLLEEQGKDFQQTLAKVVELLENPGLVDPRAVGLSTDPISRQMRVRMGLNLYSVYMKLGDFPMAEKKWKETSELAYEFRLDEEMFWANAQRFKWEKSRSLSQNNSNYLSYGKEAIQTYQNNLSVRLFSPKHRLINFLESYSEAELNSLELKGLVNHWENFRSLELFRDLVSAQFEFEDSKLNLYYQDLVKWVKAYRKLTFSITDKTLKRESVTSILKQQTNEIQNLDGILNKLKEVSPERSAFLEPKRQALEQFSNGWIGLYPTNQSFYFLYISQGKLKKEICEPTTEIHLCLPKLTDQTPTLQILGTRANGNLVKSVIGGYRNSDIFPTLIFDRTHSGLFSERNERRLKWVTVYGDLDKKEKSSNLRHLPTGNLGIYLYDTDYLVTNRSIDKQTSLFGDEKSQILPLREIFQGNGSEISVIGLNESNFNTSKQWNLLGKVYEVLRSKRIQNIVSYPLNANVDNASLKLSQFAKDKDRLLIGNWKEYSISKDGLGKKANELIESGFLKEKSKDFVDAYESYYTASTLLEDDDSYLPSLELKLAKLKTEIFPNVPRRSIFQPLWTKYANSNFQNQVRYEYLVSCLSSKDKEECKYNSSDFIGEEKDSYLGALEFYLQLRSGKVGNLNAKNELRSKTETKEDPFLQAYRLGTLYIQNYMFYEAESETNKLAKLAKTPKEKTVVKNRFLELYFHKGFLLGDKDIYLTPLTSTSAYNYGFKKDWKNFDEKVLSRDFTKFGYADSIYDSYRLRLYAAWKEQIQTGYFEPMSLTPEYLTSGESVITKLSHLNKTLLYHLLLTSIPFQKNQEVNSLIELLVTEELKEGRNYRALFFRLELAKALLLRGESEMADSLVSKIQTMDKNLGGGNRFWQERWDDFKWKQEFLKNQTSNSSHSNPFLKLFQMAKSKKPEEYISLLNEFNKKNRGEYLSPELKEEYEFLFHFLLQQSLEKNSSESFFDLAVAREIFRFTSERFSNTEMYVKHLPNFEVYSERLKKKMVGKQEFHGLFDLGKKTYLLSFASGKSLGREMFADNKSIYRESVRYFRSAESGNQEVILRESLADKYRTSLRLNKSNRHYIYSAGIHSVVPMVLPDTEYYGVSSVSDFLSNPSIKFSSIAPKKPDVSVVGWKSSLENEINAGLLVWETTGKKEGFSPYSVNYAEIGWCQNDCLCIGDRPLLDGSAKVDTLTTLYANQKIGTSAQYTNDFSGVAYYLGRENSGLFVLHSGIQPGVHNLFFLKQFLLASDLPKPLHVRLVEGKEAARNSAIDDRFWIGYKLYTSALIED
- a CDS encoding DUF1318 domain-containing protein, which gives rise to MKRLIFIFLFLGCKSIWNIKVPPITITNAQTAAEKQMVGEDRELEKEGWMIASIQSSSNGKSNQERLGSEDSDPEIRAHRIRLNYLMPELKKYKMHGMVGETPLGFVKLNPLASGLPTYNQYDLPAKRKRVEDVIVFLNESRKIIWEKEVSNQKKKGKKEEELVKYKQSLVDEYYKSVSAGEYFETNTGRWEKFQ